A genomic stretch from Bacillus sp. N1-1 includes:
- a CDS encoding YusU family protein, which produces MSLETLQEQVDGLMDKYTELLLGDTSPELKEKVKLWAMYTHLSKTMPPLAKHWNQTYPDAKDAMKELVAEIKTMNEEHRKAQASNKDTD; this is translated from the coding sequence ATGAGTCTTGAAACACTTCAGGAACAAGTTGATGGGTTGATGGATAAATACACCGAGCTTCTCCTTGGAGATACAAGCCCTGAGCTCAAGGAGAAAGTAAAGCTGTGGGCCATGTACACGCATCTCTCAAAAACGATGCCTCCACTAGCGAAGCACTGGAACCAAACATATCCTGATGCAAAAGATGCCATGAAAGAGTTAGTAGCTGAAATTAAAACCATGAACGAAGAGCACCGAAAAGCTCAAGCGTCAAATAAAGACACTGATTAA
- a CDS encoding FAD-dependent oxidoreductase, translating to MEIIVIGGGIGGLTTGALLTKDGYHVTILEASNEWGGSAGKFSRGKFLFPVGATMGMGFEEGGLHHRIFKELGLSFPTIAMDEIMRVYQGSRVMPYYSDRSRHLSECATQFPDHATKIVSFYKEIWKIGAEIRKLIEPLPIVPPVSLSEWKGLLLSLKPGTPLLLPYLRKTMGDLLMKHHLAEATDFKHFIDGQLIDSMQTTSENCSALMGSLALDIYHEGAYYTEGGLYRIAEILQQYIEENGGKTYLRKQVQTIRRENNRWVAIDQKGERWKADHLVSNLPVQGFVPLLPEPLQKQLPPKLRSRSQLAQWGAFTMYLALDEKMIPDYTALFSQVLSSDGGMTEGNHLFLSLSKSNDLNRAPAGFRTLTVSTHTELHHWDTKEKYDQYKKELTEKMLTGIERVIPNLRSGIKIQVTGAPRAWERFTKRPKGMVGGFPQTNEYSLFNSLSHRTGLDGLWLCGDSVFPGAGTIGVSTSGYHVYRSILKDNKKPKLF from the coding sequence ATGGAGATCATTGTAATTGGTGGCGGGATTGGCGGTCTGACGACTGGTGCCCTACTCACAAAAGACGGCTATCATGTAACAATTCTAGAAGCTTCGAATGAATGGGGAGGATCTGCTGGAAAATTCAGCAGAGGAAAATTTCTTTTTCCAGTTGGTGCAACGATGGGAATGGGCTTTGAGGAAGGCGGCCTACACCACAGAATTTTTAAAGAGTTAGGACTATCGTTTCCGACTATAGCAATGGATGAAATTATGCGAGTATACCAGGGAAGTCGGGTAATGCCGTACTATTCTGATCGAAGCCGTCATTTATCAGAGTGTGCCACCCAATTCCCCGATCATGCAACAAAAATCGTTTCCTTCTATAAAGAGATATGGAAAATCGGGGCAGAAATTCGAAAGTTAATTGAACCTCTTCCGATTGTTCCACCGGTAAGTTTATCGGAATGGAAAGGGCTACTTCTATCTCTAAAACCCGGTACACCTTTACTTCTCCCTTATTTAAGAAAAACAATGGGAGACCTCCTTATGAAACATCACCTTGCAGAAGCAACAGATTTTAAGCATTTTATAGATGGACAATTAATCGATAGTATGCAAACAACTAGTGAAAATTGTTCAGCGTTAATGGGCTCCCTCGCTCTCGATATTTATCATGAAGGTGCTTACTATACGGAAGGCGGATTATATCGTATTGCTGAAATACTTCAGCAATATATTGAGGAGAACGGTGGAAAAACCTACCTCAGAAAACAAGTCCAAACGATTCGCCGCGAAAATAACCGCTGGGTAGCCATTGATCAAAAAGGAGAGCGGTGGAAAGCAGATCACCTTGTTAGTAACCTACCTGTCCAGGGATTTGTGCCACTTTTACCAGAACCGCTACAAAAACAACTTCCTCCAAAATTAAGAAGCAGAAGTCAACTTGCACAGTGGGGAGCGTTTACGATGTATCTTGCTTTAGATGAAAAGATGATTCCTGACTATACCGCGCTGTTTAGCCAGGTCCTCTCCTCGGATGGGGGCATGACGGAGGGGAATCACCTCTTCTTATCCCTTTCGAAATCCAACGATCTTAATCGCGCACCTGCTGGCTTTCGCACGTTAACCGTTAGTACACATACAGAACTCCATCACTGGGATACAAAAGAGAAATACGATCAATATAAAAAGGAACTTACTGAAAAAATGCTAACAGGCATCGAACGCGTCATTCCAAATTTAAGAAGCGGAATTAAAATACAGGTGACTGGAGCTCCTCGAGCATGGGAACGCTTTACGAAAAGACCAAAAGGCATGGTAGGCGGCTTTCCCCAAACAAACGAATATAGTCTTTTTAACAGCCTTTCCCATCGCACTGGTCTAGATGGACTATGGCTTTGTGGTGACAGCGTATTTCCAGGTGCTGGTACGATTGGGGTATCGACGAGCGGTTACCATGTCTACCGATCTATTTTGAAAGATAACAAGAAACCAAAGCTTTTTTAG
- a CDS encoding hemolysin III family protein: MVLMTTHTFTVGEERANYITHGIGAIISLAALVILIVFASLYGTAWHIVSFTLFGATMLLLYTASTLVHSFPAGKAKDFFEILDHSSIYFFIAGTYTPFLFIVIEGWLGWTLFGIVWGLAIIGTVFKAYFVKKFLFISTILYVLMGWLIVLAWNPLTQNLHPNGMMLLVIGGILYTIGAVFYVWRAFKYHHAVWHLFVVGGTLAHFFCVLLYVLPL; encoded by the coding sequence ATGGTGCTTATGACAACTCATACGTTTACGGTTGGTGAAGAACGCGCAAATTATATCACCCATGGAATTGGAGCTATTATCAGTCTTGCTGCTCTCGTCATATTAATTGTCTTTGCATCTCTTTACGGAACGGCATGGCATATTGTTAGCTTTACACTTTTTGGCGCAACGATGCTTCTGCTTTATACAGCTTCTACCCTTGTGCATAGCTTTCCCGCTGGAAAAGCAAAAGACTTTTTTGAAATACTTGATCACTCTTCCATCTATTTTTTTATCGCAGGAACGTACACCCCCTTCTTATTTATAGTCATTGAGGGCTGGCTTGGCTGGACATTGTTTGGAATTGTATGGGGCCTCGCGATTATTGGAACAGTTTTCAAAGCTTATTTTGTCAAAAAATTTCTCTTTATCTCAACGATTCTTTACGTTTTAATGGGCTGGCTCATCGTTCTCGCCTGGAATCCACTTACCCAGAACCTGCATCCAAACGGAATGATGCTACTGGTGATTGGCGGAATCCTCTATACAATAGGTGCTGTGTTCTATGTATGGAGAGCTTTTAAATACCATCATGCTGTTTGGCATTTATTTGTTGTAGGTGGAACGCTCGCTCACTTTTTCTGTGTTCTGTTATACGTTTTACCGTTGTAA
- a CDS encoding ATP-binding cassette domain-containing protein produces the protein MIEVSHLTKQFKKKKVLHDLNLSVEGGMVGLIGPNGAGKTTFMRMLAAVSKPSSGDIIVNGYSIQKEASSVRKEIGYLPQHFQLYPQLTASEFLDYIGQLKQDRHYDHEMEKNRLLDALNLRGQQNQKIKTFSNGMKQRLGIAQALYGEPSLMIFDEPSAGLDPEERLRFRNIMADVSSRRTVILSTHIVEDIESSCDTLIVLNNGEILFIGTPFDLQCKGNGLVWEFDLKDDDWNQLAGLQMTLTKRKANGLHCRAISPVAPFDFAEAVNPTLEEGYMALIGRDGT, from the coding sequence GTGATTGAAGTATCTCATCTTACAAAACAATTTAAGAAAAAGAAAGTTCTCCATGATCTCAATTTATCTGTTGAGGGTGGAATGGTTGGACTAATAGGGCCTAACGGTGCTGGAAAAACGACGTTTATGAGAATGCTGGCTGCTGTATCGAAACCTTCTTCTGGAGATATTATCGTTAATGGGTATTCCATTCAAAAAGAAGCTTCAAGCGTTCGCAAAGAAATTGGCTATCTCCCTCAGCACTTTCAGCTTTATCCGCAGCTTACTGCATCAGAGTTTCTCGATTATATCGGACAGCTTAAGCAAGATCGACACTATGATCATGAAATGGAAAAGAACCGCTTGCTTGATGCTCTTAACTTAAGAGGTCAACAAAATCAGAAAATCAAGACCTTCTCTAATGGGATGAAACAGCGCCTTGGTATTGCACAGGCACTCTACGGGGAACCCTCCCTTATGATCTTTGATGAACCTTCTGCAGGATTGGACCCTGAAGAACGCTTACGCTTTCGAAATATCATGGCAGATGTATCAAGTAGAAGGACGGTCATTCTATCCACACACATTGTAGAAGATATTGAATCAAGCTGTGACACGTTAATCGTTTTAAACAACGGCGAGATTTTATTTATCGGAACGCCTTTTGATCTACAATGCAAAGGAAACGGGCTTGTTTGGGAATTTGATCTTAAAGATGATGACTGGAATCAACTTGCTGGACTGCAAATGACGCTAACCAAAAGAAAGGCCAATGGATTACATTGTCGTGCAATCTCACCTGTAGCTCCGTTTGACTTCGCAGAAGCCGTCAATCCCACACTTGAAGAGGGCTACATGGCTCTGATTGGGCGTGATGGTACATGA
- a CDS encoding ABC transporter permease yields the protein MRKWLVQFKLELSFLFKSWIFTPLPFLYLIWLLFSMNTNQDGIHGNLYRTTYETTHSLIFILVTGLCILIGVYLIRRDVGNESFEWHQSFPVSNFIFISAKFGSALLYMTIFTILMSTTYFIFATNENIAIPETLTILRFFFVQYEVTFLISLSLGMLLSVLIKNRFVYLIAFCAWMFGTLFMEIFIINQGELFYLKAFHLTYLFVDSVLINGTWGIQLMKEEIALQRLFVTTVSGFLLVLIIFILNIRRPYQYDKLWRGMLILSAGIVILSYLPYASFWSERMREFSEIKEQSPFITSGQDGEHRYMTFPPLPHPDGLLDGEGELYQPERFNIEQYDISIDQQKENSLSVEASLTLPEDEFSTNEVIKFTLNQTFTVKDVIIDHQTVPFTRENDFITISLPDHTHSPVIQFNYEGTYKLWASNYGQEYFPGYVGGDQMIMPSQSAWYPLPGHQYLYDMNGQSQTNVELDNRALFNVTVNMSSPIYGTIEEHQLSNGSYKLKGKTSKLDLYSGDLVEVPSDYFPFSIVTNSYNHTRAQTLMSELDKRLLYTDRYLTKEIEPMSHLFLLPVENIRWANYMRQQGFIDQNYLLSESSFYQLDEAYLLKLFLQINLLHDSTEIYGYEEGELVTSAILSAYAYLYEIENGNEEKASATRRLVITLNNEIPIENYSEEEIKANRIFTMIKTAVESGKEKQVKEVLNRIYSEEWIDPGFPSDFSLFREPSTLLSFEDWQRIWDEVMQESQKRKEKVS from the coding sequence ATGAGAAAATGGCTCGTTCAATTTAAACTTGAATTATCGTTTTTGTTTAAAAGCTGGATTTTTACGCCGCTTCCGTTTCTTTACTTGATTTGGTTACTTTTTAGCATGAATACGAATCAGGATGGGATTCATGGGAATCTCTATCGAACGACGTATGAAACCACCCACTCGCTTATTTTCATTCTTGTTACCGGCTTATGTATTCTTATCGGAGTTTATCTCATACGCCGTGATGTTGGAAATGAGTCTTTTGAATGGCATCAATCCTTCCCTGTGTCTAATTTCATTTTTATTTCGGCTAAATTTGGTTCGGCTCTTCTCTATATGACGATCTTTACGATTCTCATGTCGACTACTTACTTTATATTTGCTACAAATGAGAACATTGCCATACCTGAAACGCTGACGATTTTACGGTTTTTTTTCGTTCAATATGAAGTAACCTTCTTGATTAGCTTATCCCTTGGCATGCTTTTATCTGTGTTAATAAAAAATCGATTTGTCTATTTAATCGCGTTCTGCGCCTGGATGTTTGGAACGCTTTTCATGGAAATTTTCATTATTAATCAAGGCGAACTTTTTTATTTAAAAGCGTTTCACCTCACCTACTTATTTGTTGATTCAGTGTTGATTAACGGGACGTGGGGCATTCAATTGATGAAAGAAGAAATAGCATTGCAGCGTCTTTTTGTTACGACAGTTTCCGGCTTTCTTCTTGTCCTCATTATCTTTATTCTTAATATTCGTAGACCTTACCAATACGACAAACTTTGGAGAGGTATGCTGATTCTAAGTGCTGGGATCGTTATTCTTTCTTACCTTCCATACGCTTCTTTTTGGAGTGAACGAATGAGAGAATTTAGCGAGATAAAAGAACAGTCGCCTTTTATCACAAGTGGACAAGACGGTGAACATCGCTACATGACATTTCCACCTCTTCCTCACCCAGATGGACTTTTGGATGGCGAAGGTGAGCTCTATCAACCAGAACGCTTTAACATTGAACAGTACGACATTTCGATCGATCAACAAAAAGAGAATTCTCTTTCAGTTGAAGCCAGCCTCACGCTTCCGGAAGATGAATTTTCAACGAACGAGGTGATCAAATTCACACTGAATCAAACGTTTACTGTAAAAGATGTGATAATCGATCATCAGACGGTTCCGTTTACAAGAGAAAATGATTTTATAACGATTTCATTACCTGATCATACTCACTCACCCGTTATTCAGTTTAACTATGAGGGAACTTATAAACTCTGGGCATCTAATTACGGGCAAGAATACTTTCCAGGATACGTTGGTGGAGATCAGATGATCATGCCTTCTCAATCAGCATGGTACCCGTTGCCTGGCCATCAATATCTTTACGATATGAATGGCCAGTCTCAGACAAATGTAGAACTAGACAATCGAGCGCTCTTTAACGTTACGGTGAACATGTCTTCACCCATATATGGAACAATTGAAGAACATCAGTTATCGAACGGCTCTTATAAACTTAAAGGAAAAACTTCCAAGCTCGACCTATATTCAGGGGATCTTGTAGAAGTTCCGTCAGATTATTTTCCATTTTCGATTGTCACAAATAGCTATAATCATACACGCGCTCAAACGTTAATGTCCGAATTGGACAAACGACTTCTTTATACCGATCGATACCTTACGAAAGAGATAGAACCAATGAGTCACCTCTTTCTATTGCCTGTCGAAAATATTCGCTGGGCAAATTATATGAGGCAACAAGGGTTTATTGACCAAAATTATCTTCTAAGTGAGTCGTCCTTCTATCAACTAGATGAGGCATACTTATTGAAGCTGTTTCTTCAAATTAACCTTTTGCATGACAGTACAGAAATATATGGCTACGAAGAAGGTGAGTTAGTGACAAGCGCCATTCTAAGTGCTTACGCTTACCTCTATGAAATAGAAAATGGAAATGAAGAAAAAGCCTCCGCTACTAGAAGATTAGTCATTACACTTAATAACGAGATTCCAATTGAGAACTATAGCGAAGAAGAGATTAAAGCAAATCGAATTTTCACTATGATTAAAACGGCCGTGGAATCAGGAAAAGAAAAGCAAGTAAAAGAGGTACTTAACCGGATTTATAGCGAAGAATGGATTGATCCGGGATTCCCTTCCGATTTCTCTTTATTTCGTGAACCATCGACACTTCTCTCCTTTGAAGACTGGCAGCGAATATGGGATGAAGTGATGCAAGAAAGTCAGAAACGAAAGGAGAAGGTTTCATGA
- a CDS encoding RNA polymerase sigma factor, whose translation MTDEELVLAMARGNQAAFEAFVHRYHAPLLGYLERMLRDRKKAEDVVQETFLKLIKQLKSNKIPEKIKPWLYQVATNQCRDYWKSAGFKSEKQILDFIPDQPDKEPSVVELFERQESRVEFLKKLDTLSETQREIVYLRFYQELKYQEIAETLELPLGTVKSNLFHALKKLKASLARKEEVNHAKH comes from the coding sequence ATGACAGATGAAGAATTAGTACTGGCAATGGCTCGTGGAAATCAAGCTGCTTTTGAAGCTTTCGTTCATCGCTACCACGCACCGCTTCTTGGCTACCTTGAGCGAATGTTGCGCGATCGAAAAAAGGCAGAAGATGTCGTCCAGGAAACTTTTCTAAAGTTAATCAAACAGCTGAAATCAAATAAAATTCCTGAAAAAATAAAGCCGTGGCTCTATCAAGTAGCCACAAACCAATGCAGAGACTACTGGAAAAGCGCAGGGTTTAAATCGGAAAAACAAATCCTCGACTTTATACCTGATCAGCCTGATAAAGAGCCATCAGTCGTTGAGTTATTTGAGCGTCAGGAATCACGAGTAGAATTTCTTAAAAAGCTTGATACATTATCAGAAACCCAAAGAGAAATTGTTTATTTACGTTTTTATCAGGAGTTAAAATATCAAGAGATTGCAGAAACATTAGAACTGCCGCTTGGCACGGTGAAATCAAACTTATTTCATGCCTTAAAGAAACTAAAAGCATCTTTAGCTCGAAAGGAGGAAGTTAACCATGCAAAACATTGA
- a CDS encoding ATP-binding cassette domain-containing protein, with product MIQVKNVKHDRKHFSLSIPELALGRGITILVGKNGSGKSTLLQLIATALKPHRGTIQYGGKTMDDALPFIRKNIGFLPTGIELYEEMRVKRFLRYMSELKGVVNEDAVEQSLVGLHLQDVKRAKIKTLSQGMKQRVGIAQAILDCPPILLLDEPLNYLDSRERKNVVSLLTRYAKSRLVLIATHELNEWEDMADDVIWLQEGKVLFKGPINLWKTHLPLRVYKGQIPISKIKDLDQERIIHMKRGHDYYLIKYIGKTKPFEHFKEAEVTIEDAYFIRKKSRDHGTIPPHNLIF from the coding sequence ATGATCCAAGTAAAGAACGTCAAACATGACCGAAAACACTTTTCTCTTTCCATTCCAGAATTAGCGTTGGGTAGAGGCATCACCATTTTAGTTGGCAAGAACGGGTCTGGTAAATCAACGTTACTTCAACTAATCGCAACCGCGTTAAAGCCTCACAGAGGTACCATTCAATATGGAGGAAAAACAATGGATGACGCCCTCCCCTTCATTCGTAAAAATATCGGATTTCTCCCAACCGGTATTGAACTCTATGAAGAAATGAGAGTAAAACGATTTCTGCGCTACATGAGTGAATTAAAAGGTGTTGTTAATGAAGATGCTGTTGAACAATCGCTTGTTGGTCTGCACCTTCAAGACGTGAAACGTGCCAAAATTAAAACCCTCTCACAGGGGATGAAACAAAGAGTTGGAATTGCGCAGGCGATTCTGGACTGTCCCCCTATCTTGCTACTTGATGAACCATTAAACTACCTGGATAGTCGTGAACGAAAAAACGTCGTCTCGCTTTTAACAAGGTATGCCAAATCAAGACTTGTCCTCATTGCCACACATGAGTTAAATGAATGGGAAGATATGGCGGACGATGTCATTTGGCTTCAAGAAGGAAAAGTTCTTTTTAAAGGACCAATCAACCTCTGGAAAACACATCTTCCTTTACGTGTGTACAAGGGTCAAATCCCGATCTCTAAAATCAAAGATCTTGACCAAGAACGAATCATTCATATGAAGCGAGGACATGATTATTATTTGATTAAATATATAGGTAAAACAAAACCATTTGAGCATTTTAAAGAAGCCGAAGTTACGATTGAAGATGCTTACTTTATACGAAAGAAATCTAGAGATCACGGAACCATCCCTCCTCATAATTTGATATTCTAA
- a CDS encoding potassium channel family protein: MQKQSLGMIYEFILALLLIYSLVIDLPDPEGAALDFFIWILFLIDYATRLFLSENKWAFIKQHPLDLIAIIPLDQLFRTARLVRFIRVIRLVALINHRTSMFELFFTKYKIDRAFVYVISLLFISALSMKWIEPEFETYGDALWWAVVTTTTVGYGDLYPETAAGKIVAVVLMIVGIGTIGVITGTVAAMFSNNNSKDLPSELEEIRKKINSYPNISQLDYKHMIEKLEEIQKREARKDNDEQRGTKHQTS, encoded by the coding sequence TTGCAAAAGCAATCTCTAGGTATGATCTATGAATTTATTCTCGCCCTACTTCTTATCTATTCACTCGTCATTGATTTGCCAGATCCTGAAGGGGCCGCACTCGATTTCTTTATTTGGATCCTATTTTTGATTGATTATGCGACACGGCTTTTCTTAAGCGAAAACAAGTGGGCTTTCATTAAACAGCATCCGCTTGATTTAATCGCCATTATTCCTCTTGATCAGTTGTTTCGAACTGCTAGACTTGTTCGATTTATACGCGTTATTCGTTTAGTGGCCCTTATCAATCACCGCACTTCTATGTTTGAACTATTTTTCACAAAATACAAGATTGATCGCGCCTTTGTCTATGTGATCTCGCTTCTATTTATTTCTGCTCTTTCAATGAAATGGATCGAACCGGAGTTTGAAACCTATGGTGATGCACTCTGGTGGGCAGTTGTCACAACGACGACTGTCGGCTATGGTGACTTATATCCTGAAACAGCGGCCGGGAAAATCGTTGCAGTCGTTTTAATGATCGTCGGCATTGGGACGATTGGGGTGATTACAGGGACCGTTGCCGCGATGTTTTCTAATAATAACAGCAAAGATCTTCCGTCTGAATTAGAAGAAATAAGAAAAAAGATTAACAGCTATCCAAACATTAGCCAGCTCGACTACAAGCATATGATTGAAAAACTTGAAGAAATCCAAAAAAGAGAAGCGAGAAAGGATAATGATGAACAGAGGGGAACGAAACATCAAACATCTTAA
- a CDS encoding S8 family peptidase, with translation MSEVRLIPFEVNAVVQEAGILPDGVEMVQAPAIWDKSEKGKGRIIAVVDTGCQIDHPDLQSRIIGGKNFTQDFGGDADRYDDNNGHGTHVAGTIAATNGEKGVQGVAPDSKLLIVKVLNEAGSGSYQSIINGIRYAIDWKGPDGERVNVISMSLGGPSNVPELYEAIKDAVSQNISVVCAAGNEGDGREDTSEYAYPGAYNEVIEVGAASFQRTLAPFSNTNNEIDLIAPGVDILSTYPGGEYAVLSGTSMAAPHVSGALALLMNVAEKEFKRTLSEAEIYSQLIKRTVPIGCSKQAEGNGLLALDLVNQLESLFNVYTTAWSQTEVKAEKVVK, from the coding sequence ATGAGCGAAGTTAGACTAATACCATTCGAAGTAAATGCGGTTGTTCAAGAAGCGGGAATTCTGCCGGACGGAGTGGAAATGGTTCAAGCTCCAGCAATATGGGATAAATCAGAAAAAGGAAAGGGAAGGATCATTGCCGTAGTAGACACCGGTTGTCAGATTGATCATCCTGATCTCCAATCCCGCATCATCGGTGGTAAGAATTTCACGCAAGATTTCGGTGGAGATGCGGATCGTTACGATGATAATAATGGGCACGGCACGCATGTAGCCGGAACAATTGCGGCGACGAACGGAGAAAAAGGTGTTCAAGGTGTGGCGCCAGATTCGAAGTTATTAATTGTAAAAGTACTGAATGAAGCGGGAAGCGGTTCTTATCAATCGATCATTAATGGTATCCGCTATGCGATCGATTGGAAGGGACCAGATGGTGAGCGAGTAAACGTGATTTCGATGTCTCTCGGTGGCCCGTCTAATGTTCCTGAACTTTACGAAGCAATTAAAGATGCGGTGAGTCAAAATATTTCGGTCGTGTGCGCAGCTGGAAATGAAGGTGACGGTAGAGAAGATACGTCAGAATACGCTTATCCAGGCGCGTATAATGAGGTTATTGAAGTAGGAGCAGCCTCTTTCCAACGTACGCTTGCACCGTTTTCGAATACGAATAACGAAATTGATTTAATTGCACCAGGAGTCGATATTCTATCAACTTATCCAGGTGGAGAGTATGCCGTACTTTCTGGCACGTCTATGGCTGCTCCGCACGTATCAGGAGCACTTGCTCTTCTAATGAACGTGGCAGAAAAGGAATTTAAGCGAACGCTCAGTGAGGCCGAAATTTATTCACAGTTGATAAAGAGAACCGTTCCGATTGGATGTTCGAAGCAAGCTGAGGGAAATGGGCTCCTTGCCCTTGATTTGGTCAATCAGCTGGAATCGCTTTTCAATGTTTATACAACAGCATGGAGCCAAACTGAAGTAAAAGCAGAAAAAGTGGTTAAATAG
- a CDS encoding PhoH family protein translates to MKTFVLDTNILLHDAHSLFQFGDNHVVVPAIVIEEIDSKKRLMNEVGRNAREFSRMYKKLRDTNKGKLDKPIPLDSGGTFRIELNHRSFDKLRNEFSEDSNDNRIIAVAINLSTDSIGDVVLVSNDTLMIAKADALKKSLDLPAFFPELYENDRLIDHVERLHRGYHEILVPPEVIDALYKSGELSIDIVREYTTEEVYSQDFILLKDLFGSSHSGIGRMLIHNQKLVIQGLNRESEHIWGVLPKNVQQRMLMELLMDKNVSLVCATGKAGTGKTLLALAAGLSQTEDEQHYQKLLVSKPVVPVGNDIGFLPGEKEEKLRPWIQPIYDNLEFLFDAKNEEELNHILSGLRTLKVEALTYIRGRSIPNQFVIIDEVQNLSPHEVKTILTRVGEGTKIVLIGDPEQIDHPYLDSVNNGLTYAVERLKQEDEVGIIHLTSTERSKLAEIAARLL, encoded by the coding sequence TTGAAAACCTTTGTTCTAGACACCAATATTCTTTTGCATGATGCCCATTCACTCTTTCAGTTTGGAGACAACCATGTTGTCGTCCCAGCGATTGTCATTGAAGAAATCGATTCTAAGAAGCGATTAATGAATGAGGTAGGGCGAAATGCGCGAGAATTTAGCAGAATGTATAAGAAACTGCGAGACACAAACAAAGGGAAGCTCGATAAACCCATTCCGCTTGACTCCGGAGGAACATTTCGAATTGAGTTGAATCATCGCTCTTTTGACAAATTACGAAATGAATTTAGTGAAGATTCAAATGATAACCGCATTATTGCAGTAGCGATTAATTTAAGCACGGATTCAATAGGCGATGTTGTCCTCGTTTCAAATGATACGTTGATGATTGCAAAAGCAGATGCGCTAAAGAAATCACTTGATTTACCTGCATTTTTTCCAGAACTATATGAGAATGATCGTCTCATTGATCATGTAGAGAGGCTTCATCGAGGATACCATGAAATTCTTGTGCCTCCTGAAGTGATTGACGCGTTATACAAGAGCGGTGAACTTTCGATAGATATTGTGCGAGAGTATACGACCGAAGAAGTTTATAGTCAAGATTTTATCCTTTTAAAAGATCTATTTGGCAGCAGCCATTCTGGGATTGGAAGAATGTTGATTCACAATCAGAAATTAGTCATTCAAGGATTGAACCGAGAAAGTGAACATATTTGGGGAGTGCTGCCAAAAAATGTCCAGCAGCGCATGCTCATGGAGCTATTGATGGACAAAAACGTATCCCTCGTCTGTGCGACAGGAAAAGCTGGTACGGGGAAAACCTTGCTTGCCCTTGCTGCTGGACTTAGCCAGACAGAGGATGAACAACATTACCAAAAGCTCCTTGTCTCAAAGCCTGTCGTACCAGTTGGCAATGATATTGGCTTTTTACCCGGTGAAAAAGAAGAAAAGCTTAGACCGTGGATTCAGCCAATCTATGACAATCTAGAATTTTTATTTGATGCGAAAAACGAAGAGGAATTAAATCATATTTTATCAGGACTGAGGACTCTAAAGGTTGAAGCGTTAACATACATAAGAGGGAGAAGCATTCCAAATCAATTTGTGATTATCGATGAAGTACAAAACTTATCGCCACATGAAGTGAAAACGATTCTAACACGGGTTGGAGAAGGAACAAAAATCGTTCTAATTGGTGATCCTGAACAAATTGATCATCCTTACCTTGATTCTGTAAACAATGGCTTAACTTATGCAGTTGAGCGGTTAAAGCAAGAGGATGAAGTTGGCATTATTCATTTAACGAGTACAGAGCGAAGTAAGCTTGCGGAAATAGCGGCACGGCTTCTCTAG